From the genome of Salvelinus fontinalis isolate EN_2023a unplaced genomic scaffold, ASM2944872v1 scaffold_0036, whole genome shotgun sequence, one region includes:
- the LOC129842368 gene encoding zinc finger protein ZFP2-like codes for MSSLSYSPPAKEDEICWTEKEALVKEEEAEETVTVKEEEKDVSVKEEEDSFRVKEEEEEKEEDAFFGLKEEEGEMTVTSKKEEEEEEETGYRGWVSQTHLKASNGSNDELSRKMVLRNRAVINTRERGDSRGSSGEPQQPHDAEEAEKSLSRSEHLKKHLQRSKGKRTHCCSDCGKTFTSSGITIHQRIHTGEKPYSCDQCGKSFVQSGNLTSHKRTHTREKPYSCCQCGKSFTESGCLTKHKRTHTGEKPYSCDQCGKSFGQSGHLTVHQRIHTGEKSYSCDQCWKSFITSNILTQHKRTHTGEKPYSCDQCGKSFMASNILTRHKRTHTGEKSYSCDQCGKSFGLSGELTVHQRIHTGVKPFSCGQCGKSFAASSNLTVHQRTHTGEKPFSCGQCGKSFAASSNLTVHQRTHTGEKSYGCDQCGKSFVQSYHLTLHQRTHTGEKPYSCGQCGKSFAASSILSRHQRTHTGEKPNSCTQCGKSFTQLSNLISHQRTHTGEKPYSCDQCGKRYSDKRSLIKHQKIHEGVVS; via the exons atgagttcactaagctactctcctcctgCTAAAGAAGATGAGATCTGCTGGACGGAAAAAGAAGCTCTCGTcaaagaggaggaggcagaggagactgttacagtgaaagaagaagagaaagacgtttcagtgaaagaagaggaagactcgttcagagtgaaagaggaggaggaagagaaagaggaggatgcgtTTTTTGgactgaaagaggaggagggggagatgactgtcacatccaaaaaggaggaggaagaagaggaggaaactggatatcggggctgggtttcccaaactcatcttaaggcatccaatggttctaacgatgaacttagccgtaagatggttttgagaaaccgggccgtgattaacacta gagagaggggggacagtcgtggatcctctggggagcctcaacaacctcatgatgctgaggaggcagagaagagtctctccagatcagaacacctcaagaaacacctgCAAAGATCCAAagggaagagaactcactgctgctctgactgtgggaagacattcacctcatcaggcattacaattcatcagagaatccacacaggagagaaaccttatagctgtgatcaatgtgggaagagttttgttcaatCTGGCAATCTGACATcacacaagagaacacacacaagagagaaaccgtatagctgttgtcaatgtgggaagagttttactgagTCTGGATGTCTGACTAAacacaagagaacacacacaggagagaaaccttatagctgtgatcaatgtgggaagagttttggtcaatctggccatctgacagtacaccagagaatacacacaggagagaaatcctatagctgtgatcaatgttggAAGAGTTTTATTACATCTAACATTCTGACTCAacacaagagaacacacacaggagagaaaccttatagctgtgatcaatgtgggaagagttttatggCATCTAACATTCTGACTCGacacaagagaacacacacaggagagaaatcttatagctgtgatcaatgtgggaagagttttggtctaTCTGGAgaactgacagtgcaccagagaatacacacaggagtaAAACCCTTTAGCTGTGGTCAGTGTGGCAAGAGTTTTGCTGCATCTAgcaatctgacagtgcaccagagaacacacacaggagagaaaccctttagctgtggtcaatgtgggaagagttttgctgcatctagcaatctgacagtgcaccagagaacacacacaggagagaaatcttatggctgtgatcaatgtgggaagagttttgttcaatCTTACCatctgacattacaccagagaacacacacaggagagaaaccttatagctgtggtcaatgtgggaagagttttgctgcatctagcattctgtctcgacaccaaagaacacacacaggagagaaacccaatagctgtactcaatgtgggaagagttttactcagctaagcaacctgatatcacaccagagaacacacacaggagagaaaccttatagctgtgatcaatgtgggaagagatactctgataaaagatctctgatcaaacatcagaaaatacatgaaggagttgtttcatga